The following proteins are co-located in the Fretibacterium sp. OH1220_COT-178 genome:
- a CDS encoding flagellar hook-basal body complex protein, with product MLRSLMTAVTGVRAHQTMLDVTGNNIANVNTTGFKKDFTLFQDLLYQTTQGATGPGANRGGINPVQVGLGVSVAAIETIHTQGPAQYTGNKSDMMINGQGFFVLRSGDSRLFSRAGAFVRDKENNLVQSGTGYRVQGYAMERDPLNPTKFIRGSELSDINIPMGKKMEPRATSLVDFQCNLDSRSSAYLPYGFPDLPYNEQCGWPGNPSGVAKIKMDGVEYDMSFKTNLASANGKGYLTVVIENGGAKQELLFDMVGIDGGKPRLAAGVHAPAAPVFPGSNPPVNMTVEYDDATGGLKIKNPSGATVFQYGLKADMRYASFKLKNGAAEIPVIAEFDEAPGQLKGTPAKLRLWYPAVPATVPQTMVPLEAKIHFKPDGKFDFAEPITGTFPPDFNANNLKIKVVSEGMALAVTQAKDLANPAEPFDTLSQINQGGFHQTKKEIFDCQGNPYTLEVNFKKLTENRWRWEAFLLDSEGKQVMAEGCEDGTGTSSGNAGSIVPTPSSGELAFCGCGPICEPNDVELEIPFSLKGMTNSKIKLNFGGHGDKMNGITQFASETTTKAVFQDGYAMGVLQDFNVGKDGTISGAYSNGQIQPLYRVALATFTNQQGLEKVGDTAFIPTINSGDPNIDAADTGEKGSITASTLEMSNVDLTEEFTRLIISQRGFQANTRVVTTSDQILEEVVNLKR from the coding sequence ATGCTCAGATCTTTGATGACGGCGGTTACGGGTGTCAGGGCTCACCAGACGATGCTGGACGTCACGGGCAACAACATCGCGAACGTCAACACCACCGGGTTCAAGAAGGATTTTACGTTGTTTCAGGATTTGCTGTACCAGACCACCCAGGGCGCTACGGGGCCTGGGGCGAACCGCGGAGGCATCAACCCCGTTCAGGTTGGCCTTGGCGTCTCGGTCGCCGCCATCGAGACCATTCACACTCAGGGACCTGCGCAGTACACGGGCAACAAGTCGGATATGATGATCAACGGCCAGGGCTTCTTCGTCCTGAGGTCCGGGGACAGCAGACTGTTCAGCCGAGCCGGGGCCTTTGTCCGCGACAAGGAGAACAATTTGGTGCAGTCGGGCACGGGCTATCGCGTGCAGGGCTACGCGATGGAGCGCGATCCCCTGAACCCGACGAAGTTTATCCGCGGCAGCGAGCTCTCCGACATCAACATTCCCATGGGCAAAAAGATGGAGCCCAGAGCGACCTCGTTGGTGGATTTTCAGTGCAACCTGGACAGCCGCAGCTCGGCCTATCTGCCCTACGGTTTCCCGGATCTGCCCTATAACGAGCAGTGCGGCTGGCCGGGCAATCCCAGCGGCGTCGCGAAGATCAAGATGGACGGCGTCGAGTACGACATGAGCTTCAAGACGAACCTCGCTTCCGCGAACGGCAAGGGGTATTTGACCGTCGTGATCGAAAACGGCGGGGCAAAGCAGGAACTGTTGTTCGACATGGTCGGGATCGATGGCGGCAAGCCTCGGCTGGCGGCGGGGGTCCACGCTCCGGCGGCCCCGGTCTTTCCGGGCTCCAACCCTCCCGTCAACATGACCGTCGAATACGACGACGCCACGGGCGGCTTGAAGATCAAGAACCCCAGCGGTGCGACGGTCTTCCAGTATGGCCTGAAGGCCGATATGCGCTATGCCTCCTTCAAACTGAAAAATGGTGCGGCGGAAATTCCCGTCATCGCCGAGTTCGACGAGGCCCCAGGGCAACTCAAGGGAACGCCGGCCAAGCTGAGATTGTGGTATCCTGCCGTTCCCGCGACAGTCCCTCAGACCATGGTCCCCTTGGAGGCAAAGATCCACTTCAAGCCGGATGGAAAGTTCGATTTCGCCGAGCCGATCACGGGGACGTTTCCCCCGGATTTCAATGCGAACAATCTGAAGATCAAGGTCGTCAGCGAGGGGATGGCTCTGGCGGTGACGCAGGCGAAGGATCTGGCCAACCCCGCCGAGCCCTTCGATACCTTGTCCCAGATCAATCAAGGCGGATTCCATCAGACGAAGAAGGAGATCTTCGATTGTCAGGGCAATCCGTACACGCTCGAGGTCAATTTCAAGAAGCTGACGGAGAACCGCTGGCGGTGGGAGGCCTTTCTCCTGGACTCCGAGGGGAAGCAGGTGATGGCGGAGGGATGCGAGGACGGTACGGGCACCTCCTCGGGAAATGCCGGCTCGATCGTTCCCACTCCGTCGTCGGGAGAGCTTGCCTTCTGCGGCTGCGGGCCCATCTGCGAGCCCAATGATGTCGAGCTCGAGATCCCCTTCAGCCTGAAGGGAATGACGAATTCGAAGATCAAACTGAACTTCGGCGGACACGGCGACAAGATGAACGGCATTACGCAGTTCGCCTCGGAGACCACCACCAAGGCGGTGTTCCAGGACGGCTACGCCATGGGAGTGCTGCAGGACTTCAATGTAGGCAAGGACGGGACCATCTCGGGCGCTTACTCCAACGGTCAGATCCAACCCCTTTACCGGGTGGCCCTGGCGACCTTCACCAACCAGCAGGGGCTGGAGAAGGTGGGGGACACCGCCTTCATCCCGACCATCAACTCCGGGGACCCGAACATCGATGCCGCGGATACGGGGGAGAAGGGGTCCATCACCGCGTCCACTTTGGAGATGTCCAACGTGGACCTGACGGAGGAGTTCACGCGCCTCATCATCTCCCAGCGCGGCTTCCAGGCCAACACGCGTGTGGTGACCACCAGCGACCAAATCCTCGAGGAGGTCGTGAACCTCAAGCGGTAA
- a CDS encoding peptidoglycan D,D-transpeptidase FtsI family protein: MRRHRSFSPWLLFVFLFLIWGWTLVERHCRPDPRVLQQSQQQYWRRVPVKANRGIIQDSKGNALVIPEVLSSFAADPQLMTSEDRPLLSRVFPEGIVQKLFSSPESRFVWLRRKVSKEEARKIRDLRIRAVRDIDEQERRYPNERLLSHVLGFCDIDNRGLSGIEQSWNSVLYDPPGYRIIIRRPGAHSVSLLGNEAERRHVMPVVTLTIDSRMQYVVEKHLFKTASDNGAKWAAAICMDPWTGAVLSMASWPTFDPRNREDFKKEALSNNAVSRSYEPGSTFKPIYMGIALEQGWARTNETFSCPARLKVADGYVAEAYSRAMGNISTAQLLIRSSNVGMAQIGIRAEKVKMYETLGSWGFGMESDIELPGVARGILPFPEQWRGVVPANIAIGQGLAVTPLQLINAMAAVVNGGKLMSPYIVKEAVNSSGEVVYRGVPRVMREVLTPETAQWLRRTMRAVVLEGTGKGANTTITELAGKTGTAQVAESGKYSKSRYVASFIGFWPYEKPRYLMLLAIGEPSSGRYYGGELAAPPFKAIVEEMAEVEYYSPEKREPS; the protein is encoded by the coding sequence TTGAGGCGGCATCGCTCTTTCAGTCCATGGCTCCTGTTCGTCTTCCTGTTTTTGATATGGGGCTGGACGCTGGTGGAGAGGCATTGCCGACCGGACCCCAGGGTGCTGCAGCAATCCCAGCAGCAGTACTGGAGGAGGGTTCCCGTCAAGGCGAACCGAGGAATCATCCAGGATTCCAAGGGCAATGCCCTGGTGATCCCCGAGGTCCTCTCCAGCTTTGCCGCCGACCCTCAACTCATGACGTCCGAGGACAGGCCTCTTTTGAGCCGGGTATTCCCCGAGGGGATCGTCCAAAAGCTGTTCTCCTCGCCGGAGAGCCGGTTTGTCTGGCTCAGGCGGAAGGTCTCCAAGGAGGAGGCCCGAAAAATTCGAGACCTGCGCATCAGGGCCGTCCGGGACATCGACGAGCAGGAGAGGCGATATCCCAACGAACGCCTCCTTTCCCATGTTTTGGGGTTCTGCGACATCGACAACCGGGGCCTGTCCGGGATCGAGCAGTCGTGGAACTCGGTCCTCTACGACCCTCCCGGCTATCGCATCATTATCCGCAGGCCCGGCGCCCACTCGGTCAGTCTGTTGGGGAACGAGGCCGAGCGGAGGCACGTCATGCCCGTTGTGACCCTGACCATAGACAGCAGAATGCAGTATGTGGTCGAGAAGCATCTGTTCAAGACCGCTTCGGATAACGGTGCGAAGTGGGCGGCCGCGATCTGTATGGATCCCTGGACGGGGGCGGTCCTCTCCATGGCCAGCTGGCCCACCTTCGACCCCCGCAACCGCGAGGATTTCAAAAAGGAAGCTCTCTCGAACAACGCTGTCAGCCGCAGCTACGAGCCGGGATCGACCTTCAAGCCCATCTATATGGGCATTGCGCTCGAACAGGGGTGGGCCCGGACAAACGAGACCTTTTCCTGTCCCGCTCGCCTGAAGGTCGCCGATGGCTATGTGGCCGAGGCCTATTCCAGGGCCATGGGCAACATCAGCACGGCGCAGCTGCTCATCAGATCCTCCAATGTGGGAATGGCCCAGATCGGCATTCGGGCGGAAAAGGTCAAGATGTACGAGACCCTTGGAAGCTGGGGATTCGGCATGGAGAGCGACATCGAGCTGCCGGGGGTCGCCAGGGGCATCCTCCCCTTTCCCGAGCAATGGCGCGGTGTCGTGCCGGCCAACATCGCGATAGGGCAGGGGCTGGCCGTGACCCCGCTCCAGCTGATCAACGCCATGGCCGCAGTGGTGAACGGCGGCAAGCTGATGAGTCCCTATATCGTGAAGGAGGCCGTGAACTCCTCGGGAGAGGTCGTCTACAGGGGCGTGCCTCGCGTGATGCGGGAGGTCCTGACCCCCGAGACGGCCCAGTGGCTGAGGCGGACGATGCGTGCCGTGGTGCTCGAGGGGACCGGAAAGGGCGCCAACACCACCATCACGGAGCTGGCCGGAAAGACGGGGACCGCCCAGGTCGCCGAGTCGGGAAAGTACAGCAAAAGCCGCTACGTCGCGTCCTTCATCGGCTTCTGGCCTTACGAAAAACCCCGATACCTCATGCTTTTAGCCATTGGAGAACCTTCGAGCGGACGTTATTACGGGGGCGAGTTGGCCGCCCCTCCCTTCAAGGCGATCGTGGAGGAGATGGCCGAGGTCGAATACTATTCCCCAGAAAAGAGGGAGCCGTCGTGA
- the rsmH gene encoding 16S rRNA (cytosine(1402)-N(4))-methyltransferase RsmH produces MTHEPVLLAEVLEFLRTSLHGIAEPRIVDGTLGLGGYSESILEGLPGARVLGVDRDPMAIALSERRLERFASRFRAVHGGFGGIGALVREDAPFDALVFDLGVSNMQLSEAERGFSFQHDGPLDMRMDPHGDAPTAAEVLEEKSAEELARIFWEYGGERYSRRIASRIESERRRGRRLATTGDLVALIRGLLPAPVQRKMGIHPARRVFQALRIFVNDELAELESMLESLPGLAAEGCVVVIVSYHSLEDRIVKHRFRAWEKEEKRGKVLTRHPILPQEEETARNFKARSAKLRVFVFS; encoded by the coding sequence GTGACGCACGAACCGGTGCTGTTGGCCGAGGTGCTGGAGTTCCTGAGGACCTCCCTCCACGGGATTGCGGAACCGCGGATTGTCGACGGTACGCTGGGTTTGGGCGGCTACTCGGAGTCCATTCTCGAAGGGCTCCCCGGCGCCAGAGTGCTGGGGGTGGATCGGGATCCCATGGCGATCGCCCTCTCGGAACGAAGGCTCGAGCGTTTTGCCTCGCGTTTCCGCGCCGTGCACGGCGGCTTTGGCGGTATCGGCGCCCTTGTTCGGGAGGACGCGCCGTTCGATGCGCTGGTCTTCGACCTTGGGGTGTCCAACATGCAGCTGAGCGAAGCCGAGCGCGGATTCTCCTTTCAGCACGACGGTCCGCTCGACATGAGGATGGATCCCCACGGAGATGCGCCTACGGCTGCGGAGGTGTTGGAGGAAAAAAGCGCCGAGGAACTTGCCAGGATTTTCTGGGAGTACGGAGGGGAACGGTATTCCCGTCGAATAGCCTCGCGCATCGAGTCGGAGAGGCGCAGGGGGCGGAGGCTCGCGACGACGGGGGATCTCGTCGCCCTGATTCGGGGGCTTCTGCCGGCTCCGGTGCAGAGAAAGATGGGGATCCATCCCGCACGGAGGGTCTTTCAGGCGCTTCGGATATTCGTCAACGACGAGCTGGCGGAGCTCGAATCGATGCTCGAGAGCCTTCCGGGGCTGGCGGCGGAGGGTTGCGTCGTGGTCATCGTCTCCTATCACTCCCTGGAGGACCGTATCGTCAAACATCGATTTCGTGCATGGGAAAAGGAGGAGAAACGGGGCAAGGTGCTGACGCGCCACCCGATTCTTCCCCAGGAAGAGGAGACGGCGCGCAATTTCAAGGCAAGAAGCGCCAAATTGAGGGTTTTCGTTTTTTCTTGA
- a CDS encoding Na/Pi cotransporter family protein, producing MDVSTLLQVAGGVGLFLYGIKLMSEALQFIAGDRMRHLIGTLTKTPLRGVFIGILVTVLIQSSSGTTVMTVSFVNAGLMTLKQAIGIIMGANIGTTVTAQIIAFKIKDFALPFIALGVALALFGKSKKQRYTGNGIVGFGLLFMGMQTMESATKFMASQGDFLLFLGANPLYGVLAGTILTMIVQSSAATIGLTIAMASQGLLGLDVAIPIILGDNIGTTITAVLAALGTNRYAKQAAAAHVLFNLFGVLIFLIFLPFYKLVVIHTATDVGRQLANAHTIFNIANTIIFIPFASLFARMIQALIPISAPTRVEDTLYLDKKLLDASPAAAVEAVKDELLHMGQIAQNMLRITRRAYSEPETASLADDFMEQEKLLNELNKGISSYASEIWQRGLSGEVSTVLGCYVNASGDLERVGDHLENLMELSEVRLDDGSHFSPQANEEFWAMFDTAEEAVSCAILSLKTEDTDQANYVIHDLENRIDTQEKQFRKNHIDRLNRGECDPEKGVHFIDILSNLERIGDHSHNIAYFTHDISSLTRPSSQG from the coding sequence GTGGACGTATCGACATTGCTTCAGGTCGCCGGTGGAGTCGGACTTTTTCTCTATGGGATCAAGCTGATGAGTGAGGCGCTGCAATTCATCGCAGGTGATCGCATGAGGCACCTGATAGGGACGTTGACGAAGACTCCGCTCAGAGGGGTATTCATCGGCATTCTCGTCACCGTGCTCATCCAGAGCAGCAGCGGAACGACCGTCATGACCGTCAGCTTCGTCAACGCGGGGCTGATGACCCTCAAGCAGGCCATCGGCATCATCATGGGCGCCAACATCGGCACCACCGTAACCGCCCAGATCATCGCCTTCAAAATCAAGGACTTCGCCCTTCCCTTCATCGCCCTCGGGGTAGCCCTGGCCCTATTCGGAAAATCCAAGAAGCAGCGCTACACCGGGAATGGGATCGTCGGATTCGGCCTTCTCTTCATGGGAATGCAGACGATGGAAAGCGCCACGAAGTTCATGGCCTCCCAAGGCGACTTCTTGCTCTTTCTCGGCGCCAACCCTCTCTACGGCGTTCTGGCCGGAACGATCCTCACCATGATCGTCCAGTCCAGCGCCGCCACCATCGGCCTGACGATCGCCATGGCCTCCCAGGGGCTTCTGGGACTCGACGTCGCCATTCCCATCATTCTGGGGGACAACATCGGCACCACCATCACGGCCGTGCTGGCCGCACTCGGCACCAACCGCTACGCAAAACAGGCCGCCGCGGCTCACGTGCTCTTCAACCTTTTCGGAGTTTTGATCTTCCTCATTTTCCTCCCCTTCTACAAGCTCGTCGTGATCCACACGGCCACGGACGTCGGCCGTCAGCTCGCCAACGCTCATACCATCTTCAATATCGCCAACACCATCATCTTTATCCCCTTCGCCTCCCTCTTCGCCCGAATGATCCAGGCGCTCATTCCCATCTCCGCCCCCACGAGGGTCGAGGACACGCTCTATCTGGACAAGAAGCTTCTCGACGCCTCCCCGGCCGCGGCCGTCGAGGCCGTCAAGGACGAGCTGCTGCACATGGGACAGATCGCCCAGAACATGCTCCGGATCACCCGCCGTGCCTATTCGGAACCCGAGACCGCCTCTCTGGCCGACGACTTCATGGAGCAGGAAAAACTTCTCAATGAGCTCAACAAGGGGATATCCTCCTACGCCTCGGAAATCTGGCAGCGCGGCCTCTCCGGGGAGGTCTCCACCGTCCTGGGCTGCTACGTCAATGCCTCGGGAGACCTCGAGCGCGTGGGGGATCACCTGGAAAATCTCATGGAGCTGAGCGAGGTGCGTCTCGACGATGGCTCGCACTTCTCCCCACAGGCCAACGAGGAGTTCTGGGCGATGTTCGATACGGCCGAGGAAGCCGTATCCTGCGCAATTCTGTCCCTCAAGACCGAGGACACGGACCAGGCGAATTACGTGATTCACGATCTCGAAAACCGCATCGATACGCAGGAAAAACAGTTCCGCAAGAACCACATCGACCGTCTGAACCGGGGCGAGTGCGACCCGGAGAAGGGCGTTCATTTCATCGACATCCTGAGCAACCTCGAGCGTATCGGCGACCACAGCCACAACATCGCCTACTTCACCCACGATATCTCCTCGCTCACGCGGCCTTCGTCTCAGGGCTGA
- the pbpC gene encoding penicillin-binding protein 1C yields MCAANPARLGKLLRVAFVCLSAFLLVGCVTFAGLWITIPLDSERVKRIEASPALYDVKGRLFHLRLSPDSEWQVPIPLSDMGKWLPLVAVGVEDGRFYRHPGVDPLALLRATAQNLAARRVVSGASTITSQLIRLSISERETTDAQLPARRARSMGTKVREFIQAMKLERLMSKEKILEHYLNRAPFGGNIRGVQAAALIYFGKPAAKLSPGEACLLIGMLKGPTLYRPDTRPEAAKRRRDTVIRFLRDRGVLDAGEANRALLEELPRHRHAPPLRAFHFAELVLGGHAPQDENGRTDTTLDIEVQTKLESLLRQSLSDLPAEVTLAAGVVDNRTARLVGWVGNARFGDGNKNAWVDCGRAPRSPGSALKPFAYLSAIDQGLLTASTLLADSAMAFSGRAPRNFDLSYRGAVSVRVALAESLNAPAVRVLRLAGPERVLHLMRQSGLRHLTESVSHYGDSLILGGCEITVLEALEAYTTLASLGRHRPLALLASQAPPHETRLASEAACWLLGDILDNRGQLTTLTREALGRSWHAALKTGTSYGLRDAWSGAWTPDYTTVVWVGNPEGDPWTGLVGAKAAAPVAVRILRAISPKSGWYDKPDGLLLRPVCSLSGRPPTAACPATRLDWSIEGVSRTIPCDLHIIRKGKPSLMWPSELSSGETPPEQIQKKAALTITSPIPEAVYVTAPLDRRQRIPMRAEGAAGRIWWYLDGTYIGTSLPNETFFHSVPDGRHIIGATDEEGRSAVTNVSVVTPGRRQPESPLLR; encoded by the coding sequence ATGTGTGCCGCGAATCCTGCCCGTCTCGGGAAGCTTCTCCGCGTCGCCTTCGTTTGCCTGTCGGCCTTCCTTCTCGTCGGCTGCGTGACCTTCGCCGGGCTTTGGATCACCATCCCGTTGGACTCCGAACGGGTGAAACGAATTGAGGCATCCCCGGCACTCTACGACGTCAAGGGGCGTCTGTTCCACCTTCGTCTCTCCCCCGATTCGGAGTGGCAGGTTCCCATCCCCCTCTCCGATATGGGAAAATGGCTTCCCCTCGTCGCCGTTGGGGTGGAGGACGGCCGCTTCTACAGGCATCCCGGCGTCGACCCTCTGGCCCTTTTGAGGGCCACGGCCCAAAATCTCGCCGCCCGGCGCGTCGTCTCGGGCGCCTCCACCATCACCAGCCAGCTGATACGCCTTTCCATATCCGAAAGGGAGACGACGGACGCGCAGCTGCCGGCGCGTCGCGCCCGAAGCATGGGAACGAAGGTCCGGGAGTTCATCCAGGCGATGAAGCTGGAGCGCCTCATGAGCAAGGAGAAAATCCTGGAGCACTACCTCAATCGGGCGCCCTTCGGCGGTAACATCCGCGGCGTGCAGGCGGCCGCTCTCATCTACTTCGGCAAGCCCGCAGCCAAGCTCTCCCCAGGGGAGGCATGCCTCCTGATCGGGATGCTGAAGGGTCCCACGCTCTACCGCCCCGACACCCGTCCCGAGGCCGCAAAACGGCGTCGGGATACCGTCATCCGCTTTCTGAGGGACCGTGGGGTCCTCGATGCCGGCGAGGCGAATCGGGCACTTCTGGAGGAGCTGCCCCGGCACCGCCATGCCCCTCCGCTGCGGGCCTTTCACTTCGCAGAACTCGTCCTGGGGGGACACGCTCCGCAAGACGAAAACGGCAGGACGGACACCACGCTGGATATCGAGGTCCAGACGAAGCTCGAGTCCCTGCTTCGGCAATCCCTCTCCGACCTCCCAGCGGAGGTCACCCTTGCCGCGGGAGTCGTGGACAATCGAACGGCCCGTCTCGTCGGCTGGGTGGGCAACGCCCGGTTCGGGGACGGGAATAAAAACGCATGGGTGGACTGCGGACGCGCTCCGCGCTCTCCCGGCTCCGCCCTCAAGCCCTTCGCGTACCTCTCCGCCATCGACCAGGGACTCCTGACCGCCTCGACGCTGCTGGCGGACTCCGCCATGGCCTTCTCGGGCCGCGCCCCCCGCAATTTCGACCTGAGCTACAGAGGGGCGGTCAGCGTCCGGGTCGCCCTTGCGGAGTCCCTCAACGCTCCCGCAGTGCGCGTCCTGCGCCTCGCCGGCCCCGAGCGGGTCCTGCATTTGATGCGGCAATCCGGCCTTCGCCATCTGACGGAGTCGGTCTCCCATTACGGGGATTCCCTCATCCTGGGCGGATGCGAGATTACCGTTCTGGAGGCGCTCGAGGCCTACACGACCCTGGCCTCCCTGGGACGGCATCGTCCTCTGGCCCTGCTCGCCTCCCAAGCTCCCCCACACGAAACCCGCCTGGCCTCCGAGGCCGCCTGTTGGCTGCTCGGAGACATTCTGGACAACAGGGGACAACTGACCACCCTGACCCGGGAGGCCCTGGGACGAAGCTGGCACGCCGCCCTGAAGACCGGGACCTCCTACGGTTTGAGAGACGCCTGGAGCGGGGCCTGGACCCCCGACTACACGACCGTGGTCTGGGTCGGCAATCCCGAGGGAGACCCCTGGACCGGGCTTGTGGGGGCGAAGGCCGCCGCCCCCGTCGCCGTGAGGATTCTCAGGGCAATCTCCCCCAAATCGGGCTGGTACGACAAGCCGGACGGACTTCTCCTTCGCCCGGTCTGCTCGCTGTCCGGTCGCCCCCCTACCGCGGCCTGCCCGGCGACGCGTCTGGATTGGTCCATCGAGGGGGTCTCCCGGACGATTCCCTGCGACCTTCACATCATTCGCAAGGGCAAGCCCTCCCTGATGTGGCCCTCGGAGCTCTCCTCCGGAGAGACCCCACCGGAGCAGATACAGAAAAAGGCCGCCCTGACGATCACCTCCCCGATCCCCGAGGCCGTCTACGTCACGGCTCCCCTGGACAGGCGGCAAAGGATCCCGATGAGGGCGGAGGGCGCGGCGGGGCGAATCTGGTGGTACCTGGACGGGACGTACATCGGCACCTCCCTGCCCAACGAGACTTTCTTTCATTCAGTCCCCGACGGACGCCACATCATCGGCGCCACCGACGAGGAGGGCCGCAGTGCCGTCACGAACGTATCGGTCGTCACCCCCGGAAGACGACAGCCGGAATCGCCCCTGTTGCGATAA
- a CDS encoding UDP-N-acetylmuramoyl-L-alanyl-D-glutamate--2,6-diaminopimelate ligase, which produces MNVKFSDLLAVVRRLEGGCTVEGSGSDPVITEVFSDSRGVRPGALFCCIRGEKSDGHDYVSAAREQGAVALLCERPVESGLPCLVVPSVREVMGEVAAAVYGNPADRLLMVGVTGTNGKSTTTYVLRSILEAAGIRSGLLGTIVESDGAREWEADRTTPESCVVQRRLAAMVRNGCGACVMETSSHGLFLGRLGGCRFDVPIFTNLNPEHLDFHKEMEHYFQAKRLLFSRYARTGSLGAVNADDPYGRRLLEEFPDGVRGFALDSDAFARVMASRTGLEGTVLSVAMRGLPDLELKSPLVGHFNVWNVLAGVTALRGRVDDDAIIRGVAAIPQVPGRLEKHLLPNGACCFIDFAHTPEALRNVLSAARKLCSGRLISVFGHGGGRYPLNRPALGRVAADLADLVIVTMDNPRDEDPADIAAGIVQGVEASGGARHRVILDRKEAVCTALSVAVAGDVVVVSGKGPERYLQIGREKIPYSDAETVEAWSRS; this is translated from the coding sequence GTGAACGTGAAGTTTTCCGATCTGCTGGCGGTCGTTCGCCGATTGGAGGGAGGCTGTACCGTCGAAGGGAGTGGCTCGGATCCCGTCATAACGGAGGTCTTCTCGGACAGCCGCGGCGTCCGTCCGGGCGCCCTGTTCTGTTGTATTCGTGGAGAGAAAAGCGACGGACACGACTACGTCTCCGCGGCCCGGGAGCAGGGGGCCGTGGCGCTGCTCTGCGAGCGTCCCGTGGAGTCCGGACTCCCCTGTCTCGTGGTCCCCTCGGTTCGTGAAGTCATGGGGGAGGTCGCGGCCGCCGTGTACGGGAATCCGGCCGACAGGCTGCTGATGGTTGGAGTCACCGGGACGAACGGAAAAAGCACCACGACCTATGTCCTGCGCAGTATCCTCGAGGCTGCCGGGATTCGGTCGGGCCTGTTGGGGACGATCGTGGAGAGCGACGGTGCGAGGGAATGGGAGGCGGATCGGACCACGCCGGAGAGCTGCGTCGTGCAACGCCGCCTCGCGGCAATGGTGCGGAACGGCTGTGGGGCCTGTGTCATGGAGACCTCCTCTCACGGACTTTTTCTGGGGCGTCTCGGGGGCTGTCGTTTCGACGTCCCGATCTTCACGAATCTGAACCCCGAACACCTGGATTTCCACAAGGAGATGGAGCACTACTTTCAGGCCAAACGCCTCCTGTTCTCGCGTTATGCCCGAACGGGCTCCCTGGGGGCGGTCAACGCCGACGATCCTTATGGTCGGCGGCTCCTGGAGGAGTTTCCCGACGGGGTGAGGGGGTTTGCCCTCGACTCCGACGCCTTTGCTCGGGTCATGGCGTCCCGGACCGGTCTGGAGGGCACCGTCCTGTCCGTGGCGATGCGCGGCCTTCCGGATCTTGAACTGAAAAGCCCTCTGGTGGGGCACTTCAACGTCTGGAATGTCCTGGCGGGGGTTACGGCGCTGCGGGGCCGCGTGGACGACGACGCGATCATACGAGGGGTCGCGGCCATTCCTCAGGTCCCCGGACGTCTGGAGAAGCATCTTCTGCCGAATGGGGCCTGCTGCTTCATCGATTTCGCCCACACCCCGGAGGCCCTGAGGAACGTGCTCTCCGCCGCACGTAAGCTCTGCTCCGGGAGACTGATATCGGTCTTCGGACACGGGGGAGGACGGTATCCCCTCAATCGTCCCGCGCTGGGCAGGGTTGCGGCGGACCTCGCGGACCTCGTGATCGTGACGATGGACAACCCCAGGGACGAGGATCCCGCCGACATCGCGGCCGGAATCGTCCAGGGGGTGGAGGCGTCCGGCGGCGCGCGGCATCGGGTCATCCTGGACCGCAAAGAGGCCGTATGCACGGCACTCAGCGTCGCGGTTGCGGGAGATGTGGTGGTGGTCTCCGGAAAGGGACCGGAGAGGTACCTGCAGATCGGAAGGGAGAAGATCCCCTACAGCGACGCGGAGACGGTGGAGGCGTGGAGCCGATCTTGA
- the mraZ gene encoding division/cell wall cluster transcriptional repressor MraZ: protein MLMGTFEHRLDTKARLVLPAKFRERLGDVIVAAIGMENCVSLYSQEEWGNFTSWLKTTSFLDSERTRKLHRLILSSAHDLSIDGAGRILLPGVLREYAALEQDVVVNGVNDHAEIWDRAKWAKYWSTGLEMLPELTGGGAES from the coding sequence ATGTTGATGGGAACCTTCGAACATCGTCTGGACACGAAGGCTCGTCTGGTCCTTCCGGCGAAGTTCCGGGAGAGGCTGGGCGATGTCATCGTCGCTGCGATCGGAATGGAAAACTGCGTGTCCCTCTATTCTCAGGAGGAGTGGGGCAACTTCACCTCCTGGCTCAAAACGACTTCTTTTCTGGACAGCGAAAGGACCCGAAAGCTCCACAGGCTGATCCTTTCGAGCGCGCACGACCTCTCGATCGATGGGGCAGGGCGAATTTTGTTGCCCGGAGTTCTCCGTGAGTATGCCGCCTTGGAGCAGGATGTCGTGGTCAACGGTGTCAACGACCATGCGGAAATTTGGGATCGGGCGAAATGGGCGAAGTACTGGAGCACGGGGCTCGAGATGCTTCCCGAACTGACGGGGGGAGGGGCGGAGTCGTGA